The following are encoded in a window of Candidatus Fluviicola riflensis genomic DNA:
- a CDS encoding kynurenine 3-monooxygenase → MKNVAVVGAGLVGSLQAILMAQKGYNVSVFERREDLRKAKLISGKSINLALSDRGWKALELAGIAEDIRAISIPMHSRCMHALDGSLSYQPYGKEGQAIYSVSRGGLNQKLMNLADDYPNIKYFFDRKCQDLELASNTLTFNNTKEKSTEKHSFDRIFATDGAFSAVRMRMQKSTLFDYSQKYLDHGYKELVIPANEDGSHKLDKNCLHIWPRGEFMMIALANLDGSFTCTLFFPMKGETSFESLTTREQVAAFFEKTFPDAVSMMPTLLDDYFDNPTSSLIMVRCTPWNYQDKVLLLGDAAHAIVPFYGQGMNCGFEDCTVFDEMYKEANGNWDGLLDRFSEQRVPDGNAILDLALFNYVEMRDLTADPDFLLRKKIEAKFSNLYPEKWMPLYSQVTFSHIRYSDALKNGQYQQTIMDQVMQLENIHENWNEPFVMEKMLALVL, encoded by the coding sequence ATGAAAAACGTTGCAGTAGTCGGAGCAGGATTGGTAGGTAGCCTACAGGCGATCCTTATGGCGCAGAAAGGATACAATGTCTCGGTATTTGAGCGTCGGGAAGATTTACGAAAAGCCAAATTAATCAGCGGAAAATCGATCAACCTTGCGTTGTCTGATCGCGGTTGGAAAGCCTTGGAACTGGCCGGAATTGCGGAAGATATCCGCGCGATTTCCATCCCGATGCACAGTCGTTGTATGCATGCGCTGGACGGATCGTTATCCTACCAGCCTTACGGAAAGGAAGGTCAGGCCATCTACTCCGTTTCACGTGGTGGATTGAACCAAAAACTCATGAACCTTGCGGATGATTATCCGAATATCAAGTACTTTTTCGACCGGAAATGCCAGGACCTGGAACTCGCCTCCAATACACTGACCTTCAATAATACCAAAGAAAAATCGACCGAAAAACATTCTTTCGACCGCATTTTTGCTACGGATGGCGCTTTTTCAGCGGTGCGTATGCGCATGCAGAAATCAACCTTGTTTGATTATTCGCAGAAATACCTCGATCACGGTTACAAGGAATTGGTGATTCCTGCCAACGAAGACGGTTCGCACAAACTCGATAAAAACTGCCTGCACATCTGGCCGCGCGGTGAATTTATGATGATCGCATTGGCCAATCTCGACGGCAGTTTTACCTGCACACTCTTTTTCCCGATGAAAGGCGAAACGTCGTTTGAAAGTTTGACAACACGTGAACAGGTTGCTGCTTTCTTCGAAAAAACATTCCCTGATGCAGTTTCGATGATGCCTACTTTATTAGACGATTATTTTGACAATCCGACTTCGTCGCTGATTATGGTTCGCTGCACACCGTGGAACTACCAGGATAAAGTATTGTTGCTGGGTGACGCCGCTCATGCCATTGTACCTTTCTACGGCCAGGGAATGAATTGCGGGTTTGAAGATTGCACCGTTTTCGACGAAATGTACAAAGAAGCCAACGGCAATTGGGACGGCTTACTGGATCGTTTTTCGGAACAACGCGTTCCCGATGGAAATGCGATTTTGGATTTGGCACTTTTTAATTACGTTGAAATGCGTGATTTGACGGCCGATCCGGATTTCTTATTGCGTAAAAAAATCGAAGCGAAATTCTCGAATCTCTATCCCGAAAAATGGATGCCGTTGTACTCACAAGTCACCTTTAGCCACATTCGCTACAGCGATGCGCTGAAAAATGGACAGTACCAGCAAACGATCATGGATCAGGTAATGCAACTGGAAAACATTCACGAAAACTGGAATGAACCGTTTGTTATGGAAAAAATGTTGGCATTGGTATTGTAA
- a CDS encoding GxxExxY protein, producing the protein MCIHKKLGPGLLESAYEACLNYELEQYDILVERQKKLPLIYDDLELEVGYRLDFLIDNKVVIELKAVECLNNLHTAQVITYLKLTNCKLGLLINFNAPLIKNGFKRVINGVLQD; encoded by the coding sequence ATGTGTATACATAAGAAATTGGGTCCCGGATTATTGGAATCTGCTTATGAAGCTTGTCTAAACTATGAATTAGAGCAGTATGATATTTTGGTTGAAAGACAAAAAAAATTACCTCTCATTTATGATGATTTGGAACTGGAAGTTGGATACAGGCTTGATTTTTTAATTGATAATAAAGTCGTTATTGAACTAAAGGCCGTTGAATGTTTGAACAATCTTCACACAGCACAAGTAATAACTTATCTCAAGTTGACAAATTGTAAATTAGGGTTATTGATCAACTTTAATGCTCCTCTAATAAAGAATGGATTCAAAAGAGTAATTAACGGTGTTCTTCAAGATTAG
- the kynU gene encoding kynureninase — protein sequence MAEFVNSLAAAQALDAADPLKSYRDRFYIPTFHEKAVRYFTGNSLGLQPKSAQTYVQQEMDDWAKWGVEGHFHGKNPWFSYHEFLTEKAARVVGALPKEVVVTHSLTTNLHLLMVSFYRPTGTRTKILCEAKAFPSDLYALESQVRFHGLNPDVDLIALAPRDGEHLLREEDVLAKIAELDDTLALVMIGGVNYYTGQLMDMPAITKAGHAVGAIVGFDLAHAAGNIHLKLHEWDVDFAAWCSYKYLNSGPGGVSGMYVHERFANRPDLPRFAGWWGYDKSTRFQMEPGFKPMEGAEGWQLSNAPVISMAVHWASLEIYDEVGMERLNEKTVLLTGYLEFILDELTAKYQDQCRFEIITPREKHRRGAQLSILVHGKGKALFDALSANGVVADWREPNVIRVAPVPLYNSFEDVYYLGKFMEEAILG from the coding sequence ATGGCCGAATTTGTGAATTCTCTCGCAGCCGCTCAGGCACTAGACGCTGCCGACCCGTTAAAGTCATACCGTGATCGATTTTATATTCCAACATTCCATGAGAAAGCAGTACGCTATTTCACAGGAAACTCATTGGGATTGCAGCCAAAATCGGCACAAACCTATGTGCAGCAGGAAATGGACGATTGGGCAAAATGGGGCGTTGAAGGCCATTTTCACGGAAAAAATCCATGGTTTTCGTACCATGAATTCCTGACAGAAAAAGCGGCCCGTGTAGTCGGAGCTTTACCAAAAGAAGTAGTGGTAACGCATTCATTAACAACGAATTTACACTTATTGATGGTGTCGTTTTACCGTCCTACGGGAACGCGCACCAAAATCCTCTGCGAAGCAAAAGCATTTCCGAGTGATTTATACGCGTTGGAATCGCAGGTGCGTTTTCACGGTTTGAATCCGGATGTGGATTTGATAGCACTCGCTCCGCGTGATGGTGAACACTTATTGCGCGAAGAAGATGTGCTGGCAAAAATTGCCGAATTGGACGATACACTCGCATTGGTCATGATTGGCGGTGTGAATTATTATACTGGACAATTGATGGATATGCCTGCCATTACCAAAGCAGGCCACGCTGTTGGAGCCATTGTTGGGTTCGACTTAGCGCATGCCGCTGGAAATATTCACTTGAAATTGCACGAATGGGACGTTGATTTTGCGGCGTGGTGTTCATATAAATACCTGAACTCGGGGCCGGGCGGTGTTTCCGGAATGTATGTTCACGAACGTTTTGCCAACAGGCCTGATCTGCCACGTTTTGCCGGTTGGTGGGGTTACGATAAATCAACACGTTTTCAGATGGAACCAGGTTTTAAACCGATGGAAGGCGCTGAAGGCTGGCAGTTGAGCAACGCTCCAGTAATCAGCATGGCCGTTCATTGGGCTTCGCTGGAAATTTACGACGAAGTGGGAATGGAACGTTTGAATGAAAAGACCGTCCTGCTTACCGGTTACCTGGAGTTTATCCTGGATGAATTAACAGCAAAATACCAGGACCAATGTCGTTTTGAAATCATTACACCGCGTGAAAAACATAGAAGAGGGGCACAGTTATCCATCCTCGTTCACGGAAAAGGAAAAGCCTTGTTTGATGCATTGAGCGCAAATGGTGTAGTGGCCGACTGGCGCGAACCGAACGTGATTCGTGTGGCTCCCGTGCCGTTGTACAATTCCTTTGAGGATGTGTATTACCTCGGGAAATTTATGGAAGAAGCGATTTTGGGATGA
- the hemL gene encoding glutamate-1-semialdehyde-2,1-aminomutase — translation MKQTESQALYETAKKYFPGGVNSPVRAFKSVDGTPLFIKKGNGAYIWDEDDNEFIDFCGSWGPLILGHNHPAVYSKVVEALGNGSSFGAPTRLENELAELILSRNNFIDKLRFTSSGTEAVMSAIRLARGYTGRNKIVKFEGCYHGHSDALLVKAGSGLVTFGNSSSAGVPEAFVNETLVLPLNNKEAVEQCFAEYKDQIACVIIEPIPANNGLLLQEEGFLTFLREVCTANGTLLFFDEVISGFRVAFGGATEHYGVIPDIVSYGKIIGGGLPVGAYGAKKEIMAQISPDGPVYQAGTLSGNPVAMAAGIAQLTEISKPGFYEDQERRTLLFTDKINAHAQAKGYHFELVTIGSIYWISFDDSKRIRQSDEINPDMTGFKHLHRALLERGVYLGPSGYEVGFISAAHTDKILEIAAARFIDALDSIMN, via the coding sequence ATGAAGCAGACAGAATCCCAAGCGTTGTACGAAACAGCAAAAAAGTACTTTCCGGGAGGAGTGAATTCACCGGTTCGGGCGTTCAAATCCGTTGACGGAACTCCCTTATTTATTAAGAAAGGAAACGGCGCGTATATCTGGGATGAAGACGATAATGAGTTCATTGATTTTTGTGGAAGCTGGGGTCCGTTGATTTTGGGCCATAATCATCCTGCGGTGTATTCCAAAGTAGTTGAGGCGCTTGGAAACGGTTCCAGTTTCGGCGCACCGACACGTTTGGAAAATGAGTTGGCCGAATTGATTTTGAGCCGAAATAACTTCATCGATAAACTGCGTTTTACCAGTTCGGGAACCGAGGCAGTAATGTCAGCGATTCGTTTGGCACGTGGTTATACTGGCCGAAATAAAATCGTAAAATTTGAAGGTTGTTACCACGGCCATAGCGACGCTTTATTGGTGAAAGCCGGTTCAGGTTTGGTGACGTTTGGAAATTCTTCCAGCGCGGGTGTTCCCGAGGCATTTGTGAATGAAACATTGGTATTACCGCTCAATAATAAGGAGGCAGTAGAACAATGTTTTGCCGAGTACAAAGATCAGATTGCGTGTGTGATCATTGAACCGATTCCTGCCAATAATGGATTGTTGCTGCAGGAAGAAGGATTTTTAACATTCCTGCGCGAAGTTTGTACAGCCAACGGAACGTTGTTGTTTTTCGATGAGGTAATCTCCGGATTCCGGGTAGCTTTTGGTGGTGCGACCGAGCATTACGGCGTCATTCCCGATATCGTTTCCTATGGAAAAATCATCGGTGGAGGTTTGCCGGTTGGTGCTTATGGTGCTAAGAAAGAAATCATGGCGCAAATTTCTCCCGACGGACCGGTTTACCAGGCAGGAACGCTTTCAGGAAATCCTGTGGCAATGGCTGCCGGAATTGCGCAACTGACAGAGATTTCCAAACCAGGATTCTACGAAGATCAGGAACGCAGAACGCTGTTGTTTACCGATAAAATCAACGCGCACGCCCAGGCAAAGGGTTATCATTTTGAATTGGTGACCATCGGTTCCATTTACTGGATTTCCTTCGACGATTCCAAGCGCATTCGTCAGTCAGACGAGATCAATCCGGATATGACAGGTTTCAAACACTTGCACCGAGCGTTACTGGAACGTGGCGTTTACCTTGGACCGAGCGGTTACGAAGTTGGATTTATCTCGGCGGCACATACCGACAAAATCCTTGAAATTGCAGCTGCGCGTTTTATTGATGCACTGGATTCCATTATGAATTGA
- the metF gene encoding methylenetetrahydrofolate reductase [NAD(P)H] yields MKVIEHINRAKDTLFSFEILPPLKGATIQSIYDGIDPLMEFKPRFINVTYHREEFIYKERENGLLEKIAIRKRPGTVGICAAIMNKYQVDAVPHLICGGFSKEETENALIDLHFLGIDNVLALRGDSIKTESTFKPHPEGHRYAVELIQQIAEMNDGRYFVDDVQLAPTDFCMGAAGYPEKHFEAMNLSTDLQYLKAKVDAGAEYVVTQMFFDNQKYFDFVDACRAAGITVPIIPGLKPIKTMNHIAFLPKVFHIDFPEALSNELLKCKSSADVNQVGIEWGIQQSKELKAAKVPCIHYYTMSTSDTVKKIASQIF; encoded by the coding sequence ATGAAAGTTATCGAACACATTAACCGGGCGAAAGACACGCTCTTTTCATTTGAAATACTTCCTCCGCTTAAAGGAGCAACCATTCAATCCATTTACGACGGCATTGATCCGTTAATGGAATTTAAACCCCGATTCATCAACGTCACTTATCACCGCGAAGAATTTATCTACAAAGAACGTGAAAACGGGTTGCTGGAAAAAATAGCCATTCGCAAACGTCCGGGAACTGTTGGTATTTGTGCGGCGATCATGAACAAATACCAGGTCGACGCCGTTCCGCATTTGATCTGTGGCGGTTTCTCGAAAGAAGAAACAGAAAATGCACTCATCGACCTTCACTTTTTGGGAATCGATAATGTGTTGGCCCTGCGTGGGGATTCCATCAAAACGGAATCGACTTTCAAACCACATCCTGAAGGCCACCGGTATGCAGTTGAACTGATCCAGCAAATTGCCGAAATGAACGACGGCCGTTATTTTGTTGATGATGTGCAGCTGGCGCCAACCGACTTCTGTATGGGTGCTGCGGGATATCCTGAGAAGCATTTCGAGGCCATGAACCTTTCAACCGATTTACAGTACTTGAAAGCAAAAGTAGATGCCGGGGCCGAATATGTTGTGACGCAAATGTTTTTTGATAATCAGAAATACTTTGATTTTGTGGATGCTTGTCGTGCGGCAGGAATTACCGTGCCGATCATTCCGGGATTAAAGCCGATCAAAACCATGAATCACATTGCGTTTTTACCGAAGGTATTTCACATCGATTTTCCGGAAGCGTTGAGCAACGAATTGCTGAAATGCAAAAGCAGTGCTGACGTAAACCAGGTAGGGATCGAATGGGGAATTCAACAATCAAAAGAACTGAAAGCCGCTAAGGTGCCGTGCATTCACTATTATACCATGTCGACTTCCGACACCGTGAAAAAAATAGCCAGCCAAATATTTTAA
- a CDS encoding riboflavin synthase, with protein MFTGIIETLGEIVAIEREQTNVHFTVKSTITNELKIDQSVAHNGCCLTVVAIENNNYVVTAIQESLDKTNLGNWTIGSKINLERCMQLGARLDGHIVQGHVDTTGECIGVEDLNGSWKYTFRYEATYPTVSKGSITINGVSLTVVDSEKGQFSVCIIPYTYEHTNFHTFEVGTKINLEFDIIGKYVARLMEQREA; from the coding sequence ATGTTCACGGGAATCATTGAAACTTTAGGAGAAATCGTCGCGATCGAACGCGAACAAACCAACGTACATTTTACCGTAAAATCGACCATTACCAACGAATTGAAAATCGACCAGAGTGTTGCCCACAACGGTTGCTGCCTCACGGTAGTTGCCATTGAAAACAATAACTATGTTGTTACCGCTATCCAGGAAAGTTTAGACAAAACCAACCTGGGCAATTGGACCATCGGAAGCAAAATAAACCTTGAACGCTGTATGCAGCTTGGCGCGCGTTTAGACGGACATATCGTGCAAGGCCATGTAGATACAACAGGCGAATGCATTGGCGTGGAAGATTTGAATGGAAGCTGGAAATACACCTTCCGTTACGAGGCAACTTACCCAACCGTTTCCAAAGGTTCAATCACCATTAACGGTGTAAGCCTTACTGTCGTCGATTCTGAAAAAGGTCAGTTTTCCGTTTGCATTATTCCGTATACCTACGAACACACCAACTTCCATACGTTTGAAGTCGGCACCAAAATCAACCTTGAATTCGACATTATCGGAAAATATGTTGCGCGGTTAATGGAGCAGCGGGAAGCTTAA
- a CDS encoding 2-C-methyl-D-erythritol 4-phosphate cytidylyltransferase, whose product METRSIIITAGGIGKRMGADQPKQFLELLGRPVLIHTLERLYHFVPGSQLVLTLPEQYIEDWKELCAQYDCHIEHLIVAGGEERYHSIKNALAVCTGDIIAVHDGVRPLVSKATIERLFDAVVSHKAVIPVVEIKESLRRITNNSSEAVHRSAYRIVQTPQVFHAPVIRKAYNIDFHDTITDDASLVEESGEAIYLVDGNEENIKITTPSDLAVAMLFLSK is encoded by the coding sequence ATGGAAACACGTTCTATCATCATCACAGCAGGAGGAATCGGGAAACGAATGGGAGCCGATCAGCCAAAACAATTCCTGGAATTGCTGGGCCGCCCTGTGTTGATCCATACCCTGGAACGCTTGTACCATTTTGTACCCGGTAGTCAGCTGGTACTCACGCTTCCCGAACAATACATCGAAGACTGGAAAGAATTGTGCGCTCAATACGATTGCCACATCGAACACCTTATTGTAGCAGGAGGAGAAGAACGATACCATTCCATCAAAAATGCGCTGGCGGTATGTACCGGCGACATTATTGCGGTGCACGACGGTGTTCGTCCGTTGGTGTCAAAAGCCACTATCGAACGGTTGTTTGATGCCGTAGTTTCACACAAAGCCGTGATTCCGGTAGTGGAAATCAAAGAATCGCTGCGCCGCATCACCAATAACAGCAGCGAAGCCGTGCACCGATCAGCTTACCGAATTGTTCAAACACCACAAGTGTTTCACGCGCCCGTGATACGCAAGGCTTACAATATCGATTTTCATGATACCATCACCGACGACGCCAGTTTGGTAGAAGAATCGGGGGAGGCAATCTATCTTGTTGATGGTAACGAAGAGAACATTAAGATTACGACTCCGTCTGATTTGGCAGTGGCGATGCTGTTTTTGAGTAAGTAA